Proteins encoded in a region of the Dorea longicatena genome:
- a CDS encoding ABC transporter substrate-binding protein gives MKKRTYRLLCILASTVLLVTGALTGCSSSGKSGVSKGDGTQQTEENGAEEKKAPKIDGLKYQKTMQLKYATGFDVYYYKGGYKLLDVHDDRQYLIVPEGKKKPADLDKDIVVLKQPLDHIYLAATSAMALFDSMDGLDSIRMSGAQASDWYIDNAKKAMEEGRILFAGKYSEPDYEMLVDEDCDLAIESTMILHTPKVQEMIEDLDIPVFIDRSSYESHPLGRTEWIKAYAAMLNKEDVADTFFEKQTKVIENLKDFKNTGKTVAYFFVNADGTVVVRSSKDYIPKMIDIAGGKYIFSDLKNTESKSASVELSMEEFYSKAEEADYLIYNATIDSPINSIAELTAKNELFKDFKAVKNGNVWCTGKSLYQATDIVGNLITDIHLMLTNGDEKDMTFLYRVK, from the coding sequence ATGAAAAAGAGAACATATCGCTTGTTGTGTATACTTGCAAGTACAGTGCTTCTGGTAACAGGAGCACTGACTGGATGCAGTAGTTCAGGAAAATCGGGTGTGTCTAAAGGAGACGGAACACAGCAGACAGAAGAAAACGGGGCAGAAGAAAAGAAAGCTCCGAAGATAGACGGACTGAAGTATCAGAAGACGATGCAGTTAAAATATGCCACAGGTTTTGATGTTTACTATTATAAAGGTGGATATAAATTACTGGATGTGCATGATGACAGACAGTATCTGATCGTTCCGGAAGGAAAGAAGAAACCGGCAGATCTGGATAAAGATATTGTGGTATTAAAACAGCCGCTGGATCACATTTATCTTGCGGCAACATCGGCAATGGCACTGTTCGATTCGATGGATGGCCTGGACAGTATCCGGATGTCAGGCGCACAGGCTTCAGACTGGTATATTGATAATGCGAAAAAAGCTATGGAGGAAGGCCGGATATTGTTCGCCGGAAAATACAGTGAGCCGGATTATGAGATGCTGGTAGATGAGGATTGTGATCTTGCAATTGAATCAACGATGATCCTGCATACGCCAAAAGTACAGGAAATGATCGAAGATCTGGATATTCCGGTATTTATCGACCGGTCCAGCTATGAAAGTCATCCGCTTGGCAGAACAGAATGGATTAAGGCTTATGCGGCAATGTTGAATAAAGAGGATGTGGCAGATACATTTTTCGAGAAACAGACGAAGGTGATCGAAAACCTGAAAGATTTTAAGAATACGGGAAAGACGGTTGCTTATTTCTTTGTTAATGCAGATGGAACAGTGGTCGTAAGAAGCAGTAAAGATTATATTCCGAAGATGATTGATATTGCCGGAGGAAAATACATTTTTTCAGATCTTAAGAATACAGAAAGCAAGAGTGCTTCGGTAGAATTATCAATGGAAGAATTCTATTCAAAGGCGGAAGAAGCAGACTATCTGATCTACAATGCAACAATTGACAGTCCGATAAACAGTATTGCAGAGCTGACGGCAAAGAATGAACTGTTTAAGGATTTTAAAGCTGTGAAGAACGGTAATGTATGGTGCACCGGCAAATCACTGTATCAGGCAACGGATATAGTCGGTAATCTGATCACGGATATTCATCTGATGCTGACAAATGGAGATGAGAAGGATATGACATTCTTGTACAGGGTAAAATAA
- a CDS encoding FecCD family ABC transporter permease: MFKRRSRYILVFSVLTAAFLIVTVLNINTGNVHISLPEILKILARRGEGGTEANIIWKIRLPRVLMAAILGGALSLSGFLLQTFFSNPIAGPFVLGISSGAKMMVALAMIFFLERYAFVSSYTLIVAAFIGALISTGFILLLSRKMKHMATLLVGGIMIGYICSAITDFVVTFAEDSDIVNLHGWSQGSFSGMNWSNVQVAVIVIGVTTVLTFFLSKPIGAYQLGEAYAQSMGVNIRFFRVALILLSSILSASVTAFAGPISFVGIAVPYLVKHALRTSKPLVVIPGTFVGGAVFCMICDLIARMAFAPMELNISTVTSIFGAPVVIFMMVRGQKGR; encoded by the coding sequence ATTTTTAAACGGCGTTCCAGATATATTCTGGTATTTTCTGTATTGACGGCAGCATTTTTGATTGTTACGGTTTTGAATATCAATACAGGAAATGTACATATCTCCTTGCCAGAGATCCTGAAAATACTGGCAAGACGGGGAGAGGGCGGAACGGAAGCAAATATTATATGGAAGATACGTCTGCCACGGGTTCTGATGGCAGCAATCCTTGGGGGAGCGTTGTCATTATCTGGATTCTTACTTCAGACTTTCTTTTCCAATCCGATCGCGGGACCGTTTGTCCTTGGAATTTCGTCCGGAGCGAAGATGATGGTGGCACTGGCAATGATATTCTTTTTGGAACGCTATGCATTTGTGTCTTCTTATACACTGATTGTTGCGGCATTTATCGGAGCATTGATCTCCACCGGTTTTATTTTACTGCTATCCAGGAAAATGAAGCATATGGCCACACTTCTGGTAGGTGGAATCATGATTGGCTACATTTGTTCGGCAATCACAGATTTTGTCGTTACATTTGCAGAGGATTCTGATATTGTCAATCTTCATGGATGGTCACAGGGGAGCTTTTCCGGAATGAACTGGAGTAATGTACAGGTAGCGGTGATCGTGATCGGTGTGACGACTGTACTTACATTTTTCCTGTCTAAGCCAATCGGTGCTTATCAGCTGGGAGAAGCTTATGCGCAGAGCATGGGAGTGAATATCCGCTTTTTCAGGGTGGCACTGATTCTCTTGTCCAGTATTCTTTCGGCAAGCGTAACTGCATTTGCAGGTCCGATCTCATTTGTCGGAATAGCGGTTCCATATCTGGTAAAACATGCACTTCGTACATCGAAACCTTTGGTAGTGATACCAGGAACATTTGTTGGTGGAGCGGTATTCTGTATGATCTGTGATCTGATCGCGAGAATGGCATTTGCACCAATGGAATTGAATATCAGTACGGTGACTTCGATATTCGGAGCGCCTGTTGTAATCTTCATGATGGTGCGTGGGCAGAAAGGCAGGTAG
- a CDS encoding ABC transporter ATP-binding protein, giving the protein MTEYYIKMKDLAVGYQGNALISDINLKIKKGEIVTLIGPNGAGKSTILKSITRQLKLIGGEVYIDSEEIRKLSYKEMAVKAAVMLTERMKPELMTCHDIVATGRYPYTGRLGILSREDERKVDEALEAVHAQELGIRNFQEISDGQRQRVLLARAICQEPEVMILDEPTSYLDIRHKLELLAILRKMAKENGITVIMSLHEIDLAQKISDQVICVKGDRIAEFGDPEEIFTEATIRDLYEIDNGYYDPIFGSVELPKPEGEPEVLVLSSGKTGIPVYRKLQKAGIPFAAGILYPGESDYQLARLLASGIISEEPYEPISDETYQRTLEVMERCGKVINAGVKVGSMNQKMGELLRIAEERRMLVSI; this is encoded by the coding sequence ATGACAGAGTATTATATAAAAATGAAAGATCTCGCAGTGGGATATCAGGGGAATGCGCTGATAAGCGATATTAATCTGAAAATAAAAAAAGGCGAGATCGTGACACTGATCGGTCCCAATGGAGCGGGAAAATCTACAATATTAAAAAGCATCACCAGACAGTTAAAGCTGATTGGCGGGGAAGTATACATAGATAGCGAGGAAATCCGTAAACTTTCTTATAAAGAGATGGCAGTTAAGGCGGCCGTGATGCTGACCGAGAGGATGAAACCAGAATTGATGACCTGTCATGATATTGTAGCGACCGGGCGTTATCCTTATACCGGAAGACTTGGAATCTTGTCAAGGGAAGATGAGAGAAAGGTGGATGAGGCATTAGAGGCGGTACATGCACAGGAACTTGGAATCCGTAATTTTCAGGAAATCAGTGACGGACAGAGGCAGCGGGTGCTGCTTGCCCGGGCTATCTGTCAGGAACCGGAAGTGATGATCCTGGATGAGCCGACCTCTTATCTGGATATCCGTCATAAACTGGAACTGCTGGCAATCTTAAGAAAGATGGCAAAAGAGAACGGAATTACTGTAATTATGTCTCTGCATGAGATTGATCTGGCGCAAAAAATATCGGATCAGGTTATCTGTGTCAAAGGCGACCGGATTGCCGAATTTGGTGATCCGGAAGAAATATTCACGGAAGCAACAATTCGTGATCTTTATGAAATCGACAATGGTTATTACGATCCGATATTCGGAAGTGTGGAACTTCCAAAGCCGGAAGGAGAACCGGAAGTTCTGGTATTATCTTCCGGTAAAACAGGAATCCCGGTCTACAGAAAACTTCAGAAAGCCGGGATTCCATTTGCCGCCGGAATCCTCTATCCGGGCGAGAGCGACTATCAGCTGGCACGGCTGCTGGCATCCGGGATCATCAGCGAAGAGCCATATGAACCGATATCCGATGAGACTTACCAGAGGACATTAGAAGTTATGGAAAGATGCGGAAAAGTGATCAATGCGGGAGTGAAAGTTGGAAGTATGAACCAAAAGATGGGGGAACTGCTTCGGATTGCGGAGGAGAGAAGGATGTTGGTTTCTATTTAA
- the aroA gene encoding 3-phosphoshikimate 1-carboxyvinyltransferase, with product MSVRTIAPTRGLKGEVTIPGDKSISHRSIMLGSIALGTTEITHFLEGADCLSTIDCFRKMGVEIERKPSSILVHGKGLRGLTAPASTLNVGNSGTTTRLISGILSGQNFATTLSGDDSLNSRPMKRIMTPLNTMGAHIRSLNDNGCAPLHIRPGALHGIHYQSPVASAQVKSAVLLAGLYADSPTSVTEPALSRNHTELMLQGFGAYVATDLHTDGTATAHVEPCKELYGQQICVPGDISSAAYFIAAALLVPGSELLVKNVGTNFTRAGFLKVCKAMGADIETVSQTIEGGESRADLLVRYSHLKGTVIEGDIIPTLIDEIPMIAIMAAFADGQTVIRDAAELKVKETNRIDTVTAGLKAMGAVITPTDDGMIIEGTGHLNGASIQSYLDHRIAMAFSVAGLASDGETQIVDSQCVDVSYPEFYATLNSVSI from the coding sequence ATGAGCGTTAGAACAATTGCACCCACAAGGGGATTAAAAGGAGAAGTAACCATACCGGGAGACAAATCCATCTCACATCGTTCCATTATGTTAGGTTCCATTGCGCTTGGAACCACAGAGATCACTCATTTTCTGGAAGGAGCCGACTGTCTTTCCACGATTGACTGTTTCCGTAAAATGGGTGTTGAGATTGAAAGAAAACCATCCAGTATCCTGGTACACGGGAAAGGTCTGCGCGGCCTGACCGCCCCGGCTTCTACTTTAAATGTAGGAAACAGCGGAACTACAACCCGCCTGATCTCCGGAATTTTGTCCGGGCAAAATTTTGCGACTACATTATCCGGCGATGATTCTTTGAACTCCAGACCAATGAAGCGCATTATGACACCACTTAACACCATGGGAGCACATATCAGAAGTCTCAACGACAACGGATGCGCCCCGCTTCACATAAGACCTGGTGCTCTGCATGGTATTCATTACCAGTCACCGGTTGCCTCTGCCCAGGTAAAATCGGCAGTTCTGTTAGCCGGACTTTATGCAGACAGTCCTACTTCTGTTACAGAACCTGCTCTTTCCCGTAATCATACGGAACTTATGCTTCAGGGATTCGGCGCATACGTTGCCACAGATCTTCATACAGACGGAACTGCCACTGCACATGTAGAACCATGCAAAGAACTTTACGGACAACAGATCTGTGTTCCTGGCGATATCTCTTCTGCTGCTTACTTTATTGCGGCCGCACTGTTAGTTCCTGGTTCCGAGCTTCTTGTTAAAAATGTAGGAACCAACTTCACACGTGCCGGTTTCTTAAAAGTCTGCAAAGCCATGGGAGCCGATATCGAAACCGTCAGCCAGACAATCGAGGGCGGCGAAAGCCGTGCTGATCTTCTTGTCCGCTACAGCCACTTAAAAGGAACTGTAATCGAGGGTGATATCATCCCGACTCTGATCGACGAGATTCCGATGATCGCAATTATGGCAGCCTTTGCAGATGGTCAGACAGTCATCAGAGATGCAGCTGAGTTAAAGGTAAAAGAAACGAACCGAATCGATACTGTCACTGCAGGATTAAAAGCGATGGGAGCTGTTATTACACCAACCGATGACGGCATGATCATTGAAGGTACCGGACATTTAAATGGTGCTTCTATTCAAAGCTACCTTGATCACCGGATCGCAATGGCATTCTCGGTTGCGGGACTTGCATCTGACGGTGAAACGCAGATAGTGGATAGTCAGTGCGTGGATGTGTCTTATCCGGAGTTTTATGCGACGTTGAATTCGGTTTCTATTTAA
- a CDS encoding prephenate dehydrogenase, with protein sequence MKHKIGFIGLGLIGGSIAKAIRQYYPDYEIVAFDKNKESLALATQESMIDVAATTIDNNFQNCNYIFLCAPVAYNTAYLKQLTEYLNDDCILTDVGSVKTNIHEEVQNLGIGKYFIGGHPMAGSEKSGYSNSKAMLIENAYYILTPTPQVAEEKVQTYEKFVESLKALPVILDYQLHDQITGTISHLPHIIASSLVNFVKTHDTHDEMMKNLAAGGFKDITRIASSSPIMWQNICLKNKDNIVDILDQYIDSLEDFKEAIEREDDLDLYNRFESSRNYRNSMPSSSAGPIKKAFAVYCDIIDEAGGIAAIATILASNNISIKNIGIVHNREFEEGVLRIEFYDEDSSKRAVGLLQKFRYIVYER encoded by the coding sequence ATGAAACACAAAATTGGTTTTATCGGGCTCGGACTGATCGGTGGTTCTATTGCAAAGGCCATCCGCCAGTATTATCCCGATTATGAGATTGTGGCTTTCGACAAAAACAAAGAATCCCTTGCACTTGCAACCCAGGAATCTATGATCGATGTTGCCGCAACTACCATTGACAATAATTTTCAAAATTGTAACTATATATTCTTATGCGCACCGGTCGCATATAATACCGCCTATCTGAAACAGCTGACGGAATATCTGAATGATGACTGCATCCTCACAGATGTCGGAAGTGTAAAGACGAACATCCACGAAGAAGTGCAGAATCTCGGTATTGGGAAGTATTTCATCGGGGGACATCCGATGGCCGGATCCGAGAAAAGCGGTTACAGTAATTCCAAAGCTATGCTGATTGAAAATGCATACTATATTCTTACTCCGACTCCTCAGGTAGCTGAAGAAAAAGTACAAACTTATGAAAAATTCGTGGAAAGCCTGAAGGCCCTTCCGGTTATTCTGGACTACCAGCTTCATGACCAGATTACAGGAACCATCAGCCATCTCCCACATATCATTGCTTCTTCACTCGTTAATTTTGTCAAAACACACGATACACATGATGAGATGATGAAAAATCTTGCTGCTGGAGGATTTAAAGATATCACACGTATTGCCTCTTCTTCTCCTATCATGTGGCAGAATATCTGCCTGAAGAACAAGGACAATATTGTAGATATATTAGATCAGTATATAGACTCTCTGGAAGATTTCAAAGAAGCTATCGAACGTGAAGATGATCTGGATCTTTATAACCGGTTTGAATCCTCCAGAAATTATCGTAATTCCATGCCATCTTCTTCGGCCGGACCGATCAAGAAAGCATTTGCCGTATACTGTGACATCATTGATGAAGCCGGTGGGATTGCTGCTATCGCAACCATTCTTGCTTCCAATAATATCAGTATCAAAAACATTGGAATCGTACACAACAGAGAATTTGAAGAAGGGGTTCTGCGTATTGAATTCTACGACGAAGATTCCAGCAAACGCGCCGTAGGATTACTGCAGAAATTCAGGTATATCGTTTATGAGCGTTAG
- a CDS encoding elongation factor G, producing the protein MKVYRTDEIRNVVLLGHGGSGKTSLAEAMAYVSGATNRMGKITDGNTISDFDKEEQKREFSISTSLIPIEWEKAKINILDTPGYFDFVGEVEEAVSAADAAVIVVSGKAGVEVGTEKAWELCDKYKLPRMIYVTEMDVDDASFRQVVQDLTDRYGKVIAPHFQPIRENEKLVGYVNVIKNAARRYTGVGQREECEIPEYCKPNLEIYRDKLLEAVAETSEAFMERYFDGDEFSVEEIRSAMRTEVMDGDIVPVAMGSNIQAQGVANLLSDIVRFFPSPDNRSCAGINRKTNEIFEGNYDFAKAKSAYVFKTMVDPFIGKYSFIKVCSGVLKGDDTLYNGDSDAEAKLGKIYTMVGNKPTEVSELFAGDIGAIAKLANTKTGDTLSTKNTPVMYGKTEYSKPYTYMKYICNNKGDEDKVSQALQKMMAEDVTLKTVNDSENRQTLLYGMGDQHLEITASKLATRYKCEIKLETPKVAFRETIKKKSDVDSKYKKQSGGHGQYGHVKMRFEASGDLETPYVFEEEVVGGAVPKNYFPAVEKGLQEAVVKGPLAGYPVVGVKAVLYDGSYHPVDSSEMAFKTATIQAFKKGFMEASPVLLEPIASLTVTVPDDYTGDVMGDLNKRRGRVLGMNPVSGGKQEIVADIPMTGLFGYCTVLRSMTGGRGVYSYEFSRYEQAPSDVQEAEISKRAKEE; encoded by the coding sequence ATGAAAGTTTACAGAACGGACGAAATCAGGAACGTGGTTCTCTTAGGACACGGTGGAAGCGGAAAGACCAGTCTTGCAGAGGCCATGGCATATGTGTCAGGAGCGACAAACCGTATGGGAAAGATTACGGATGGTAACACGATCAGTGATTTTGATAAAGAAGAGCAGAAACGTGAATTTTCAATCAGTACAAGCTTAATCCCGATTGAATGGGAGAAAGCCAAGATCAATATTCTGGATACACCGGGATATTTCGACTTTGTCGGAGAAGTCGAAGAAGCTGTAAGTGCCGCTGATGCAGCTGTTATTGTTGTATCCGGTAAAGCAGGAGTTGAAGTCGGTACAGAGAAAGCATGGGAACTTTGTGACAAGTACAAACTTCCAAGAATGATATATGTAACAGAGATGGATGTAGACGACGCAAGTTTCCGTCAGGTGGTACAGGACCTTACAGATCGTTATGGAAAGGTGATCGCACCTCATTTCCAGCCGATTCGTGAGAATGAGAAACTGGTAGGATATGTGAACGTTATCAAGAATGCGGCAAGACGTTACACAGGTGTCGGACAGAGAGAAGAATGTGAGATTCCGGAATATTGTAAACCAAATCTGGAGATTTATCGTGATAAGTTACTGGAAGCAGTTGCAGAGACAAGTGAAGCATTTATGGAAAGATACTTTGATGGAGATGAGTTCTCAGTAGAAGAGATTCGTTCTGCAATGCGTACCGAAGTTATGGACGGAGATATCGTACCGGTTGCTATGGGATCTAATATTCAGGCACAGGGAGTTGCAAACTTACTTTCCGATATCGTAAGATTTTTCCCAAGTCCTGATAATAGAAGCTGTGCAGGAATCAACCGCAAGACCAATGAGATTTTTGAAGGTAATTATGATTTCGCAAAAGCGAAATCAGCATATGTATTTAAGACGATGGTAGACCCATTTATCGGAAAGTATTCATTTATCAAAGTATGCTCCGGTGTATTAAAAGGGGATGATACATTATATAACGGAGATTCTGATGCAGAGGCAAAACTTGGAAAGATATATACAATGGTAGGTAACAAGCCGACGGAAGTCAGCGAATTATTTGCAGGAGATATCGGAGCAATTGCCAAGCTTGCGAATACAAAGACCGGTGATACACTGTCTACGAAGAATACGCCTGTTATGTATGGAAAGACAGAATATTCCAAACCATATACATATATGAAATATATCTGCAACAATAAAGGTGATGAGGATAAAGTATCTCAGGCACTGCAGAAGATGATGGCAGAAGATGTGACATTGAAAACAGTCAATGACAGTGAGAACCGTCAGACACTGCTTTATGGTATGGGAGACCAACATCTGGAGATTACAGCAAGTAAACTTGCAACACGTTATAAATGTGAGATCAAACTGGAGACACCAAAGGTGGCTTTCCGTGAGACGATCAAGAAGAAATCCGATGTCGATTCCAAATACAAGAAACAATCAGGAGGACATGGACAGTACGGACATGTAAAGATGAGATTTGAAGCATCTGGTGATCTTGAGACACCTTATGTATTTGAAGAAGAAGTGGTAGGTGGAGCAGTTCCGAAGAATTACTTCCCGGCAGTAGAAAAAGGTCTGCAGGAAGCAGTTGTAAAAGGACCTCTTGCAGGATATCCGGTAGTTGGAGTAAAAGCTGTATTATATGATGGATCTTATCATCCGGTAGATTCTTCCGAAATGGCATTCAAGACGGCTACGATCCAGGCATTCAAGAAAGGATTCATGGAAGCTTCCCCGGTACTTCTGGAACCAATCGCATCTCTTACAGTAACAGTTCCGGATGATTACACAGGTGATGTTATGGGAGATCTGAACAAACGCAGAGGACGTGTACTTGGAATGAATCCTGTTTCTGGTGGAAAACAGGAGATCGTGGCAGATATTCCGATGACGGGACTCTTTGGTTATTGTACAGTGCTTCGCTCTATGACAGGTGGAAGAGGAGTATATTCTTACGAATTCAGCCGCTACGAGCAGGCACCGTCAGATGTGCAGGAAGCAGAGATCAGTAAACGTGCAAAAGAAGAATAA
- the trkA gene encoding Trk system potassium transporter TrkA — MKIVIIGDGKVGHKLTTQLSEENYDVVLIDQNEGKLKEAVNKLDIFCITGNGADVDVQRQADVPHADLVIACASTDELNMLSCLLAKRLGARHTIARVRNPIYYRQIDLLKEDLHLSMAVNPERTAANEIARVLLFPETSKVETFMKGRVELVEFIVREDSALAGLSLAEVYRKFQIKILVCAVKRGQKIYIPDGEFILEKGDKMHIVAAHQDLKSFFRALGHRNAKVKKVLICGGGHVCFYLAMQLLQVGMQVKIIEQNMKRCEELCELLPKATVIHGDAANHDLLMEEGIHEADALIALTGMDEENIIMALFAKLQGVNKIVAKVNEDSRAQMVEGLGIDSIVSAKSATADAIMSYVRARNESASNVNVESLYQLLGGKVEALEFIIKCECSFTNVPLRELRTKKNNLIACIGRKRRIIIPNGEDHLEVGDSVVVVTMDHIDKFSDILE, encoded by the coding sequence ATGAAAATTGTGATTATTGGGGACGGAAAGGTTGGTCATAAATTGACAACCCAGCTGTCCGAAGAAAATTATGATGTGGTTTTGATTGATCAAAATGAGGGAAAATTAAAGGAGGCCGTGAATAAGCTTGATATTTTCTGCATTACCGGAAATGGAGCAGATGTAGACGTTCAGAGACAGGCAGATGTTCCGCATGCAGATCTGGTGATCGCATGTGCATCGACAGATGAATTGAATATGTTAAGTTGTCTGCTGGCCAAGAGATTAGGCGCCAGACATACGATTGCACGTGTACGAAATCCGATCTATTATCGACAGATCGATCTGTTGAAAGAAGATCTGCATCTGAGTATGGCAGTCAATCCGGAAAGAACAGCGGCAAATGAGATTGCCAGGGTATTGCTTTTCCCGGAGACGAGTAAAGTAGAGACGTTCATGAAGGGACGTGTGGAACTGGTAGAATTCATTGTAAGAGAAGACAGTGCACTTGCAGGACTTTCTCTTGCAGAAGTATATCGGAAATTCCAGATTAAAATTTTGGTATGTGCAGTAAAAAGAGGTCAGAAAATCTATATCCCGGATGGAGAGTTTATTCTGGAAAAAGGCGATAAAATGCATATCGTTGCAGCGCATCAGGATCTGAAGTCATTTTTCCGTGCACTGGGACACAGAAATGCAAAAGTGAAAAAGGTACTGATCTGTGGTGGAGGACATGTATGTTTTTATCTTGCAATGCAGCTTTTGCAGGTAGGCATGCAGGTGAAGATCATTGAGCAGAATATGAAAAGATGCGAGGAATTATGTGAACTTTTGCCGAAGGCAACGGTTATTCACGGAGATGCAGCCAATCATGATCTTCTTATGGAAGAAGGAATCCATGAAGCGGACGCATTGATCGCACTTACCGGTATGGACGAAGAGAATATTATTATGGCACTCTTTGCAAAACTGCAGGGAGTCAATAAGATTGTCGCAAAGGTCAATGAGGATTCCAGAGCGCAGATGGTAGAAGGGCTTGGAATTGATTCGATCGTGTCGGCAAAAAGTGCAACGGCAGATGCAATTATGAGTTATGTCAGAGCGAGAAATGAATCTGCGAGCAATGTGAACGTAGAATCTCTGTATCAGCTCCTGGGTGGAAAAGTGGAAGCATTGGAATTCATTATCAAATGCGAATGCAGTTTCACGAATGTACCGCTTCGTGAACTGCGGACAAAGAAGAATAATCTGATCGCCTGCATAGGAAGAAAAAGGCGTATTATTATTCCAAATGGTGAGGATCATCTGGAAGTCGGTGACAGTGTAGTGGTCGTAACAATGGATCATATTGATAAATTCAGCGACATACTGGAATAA
- a CDS encoding TrkH family potassium uptake protein — protein sequence MNTKMIRYILCRMLGVESVLLMIPVIVAALYQEMSGIAFLIPAGILLLLFFLAGVKKPEQSHIYGKEGMVIVALAWILWSLFGAMPFTISGFIPNYMDAFFETVSGFTTTGSSILRDVEALPQCLLFWRSLTHWIGGMGVLVFVLVLTSLDKKNSMYLMRAEVPGPEKDKLVPKAMSTARILYGMYLIMTVVEIIFLMLGGVNLFDSMIFSFGSAGTGGFSNYADSVAHFHSAYIDGVITTFCALFGVNFSLFYFMLLGDFKSVRKNEELRTYIMLIVGATALITLNIHSMFPSMIKAFRYAIFQVVTVITTTGYATTDFAKWPMFSKSILMMLTVVGACASSTGGGIKVSRLLVGIKCIKREIVQLAHPKSVGIIRIGGKKVGSDILRTIYIYFIAYVGILIVSVMLVSLDNFDFETTFSAVLTTLGNVGPGMAKVGPMGNFADFSILSKLVLCFDMLAGRLEIFPFLVLFTAPAWRRKF from the coding sequence ATGAATACAAAAATGATAAGATATATCCTTTGCAGAATGCTGGGAGTTGAGTCAGTGCTTCTTATGATCCCGGTAATCGTAGCGGCATTATATCAGGAAATGAGTGGTATTGCATTTCTGATACCTGCGGGGATATTATTGTTACTGTTTTTTCTGGCAGGTGTAAAAAAGCCGGAGCAAAGTCATATTTACGGAAAAGAAGGTATGGTAATCGTTGCACTTGCATGGATTTTATGGTCTTTGTTTGGCGCAATGCCTTTTACGATATCAGGCTTTATACCAAACTACATGGATGCGTTTTTTGAGACGGTTTCCGGATTCACAACGACAGGTTCCAGTATTTTAAGAGATGTAGAAGCGCTTCCGCAGTGTCTGTTGTTCTGGCGGAGTCTGACTCACTGGATCGGAGGAATGGGAGTGCTGGTGTTTGTACTGGTGCTTACATCATTAGATAAAAAGAACTCAATGTACCTGATGCGTGCAGAGGTTCCGGGGCCGGAGAAGGACAAACTCGTTCCGAAAGCAATGTCTACAGCGCGTATCTTATATGGTATGTATCTGATCATGACGGTTGTAGAGATCATTTTTCTGATGCTGGGTGGAGTGAATCTGTTTGACAGTATGATCTTTTCTTTTGGATCCGCAGGAACAGGTGGATTCTCGAATTATGCAGACAGTGTTGCACATTTCCACAGTGCTTATATTGATGGAGTGATCACAACATTCTGTGCATTATTCGGAGTGAATTTTTCGTTATTTTATTTTATGTTGTTAGGTGATTTTAAGTCAGTCAGAAAGAATGAGGAACTGCGTACGTATATTATGCTGATCGTCGGAGCAACAGCGTTGATCACACTGAATATCCATTCGATGTTCCCGAGTATGATCAAGGCGTTCCGCTATGCAATATTCCAGGTCGTGACGGTTATCACAACAACCGGATATGCGACAACGGATTTTGCAAAATGGCCGATGTTCTCAAAATCAATACTTATGATGCTGACGGTCGTGGGAGCGTGTGCTTCTTCAACCGGAGGTGGTATTAAGGTATCCCGTCTTCTGGTGGGAATCAAATGTATAAAAAGAGAGATCGTACAGCTTGCACACCCGAAATCAGTCGGAATCATCCGGATCGGCGGTAAGAAAGTCGGTTCCGATATTCTGCGTACGATTTACATTTATTTTATAGCATATGTCGGAATTTTGATCGTATCGGTCATGTTGGTATCACTGGATAATTTTGATTTTGAGACGACATTCAGTGCGGTCCTTACAACACTTGGCAATGTCGGACCGGGTATGGCAAAGGTTGGACCGATGGGTAATTTTGCTGATTTTTCTATATTATCAAAATTAGTATTATGTTTTGACATGCTGGCAGGACGTTTGGAGATATTCCCGTTCCTAGTGCTGTTTACGGCACCGGCATGGCGCAGAAAATTTTAG